Proteins co-encoded in one Listeria ivanovii subsp. ivanovii genomic window:
- the rsmG gene encoding 16S rRNA (guanine(527)-N(7))-methyltransferase RsmG, whose product MNPEQFSNALAEKGIELNEVQLKQFHDYFEMLVEWNEKMNLTAITEEKEVYLKHFYDSISAAFYVDFNDFHSICDVGAGAGFPSIPIKICFPHLEVSIVDSLKKRMTFLDALAEKLALTNVHFYHDRAETFGQNKAHREKYDLVTARAVARMSVLSELCLPLVKKGGSFLVMKAAQAEQELQTAEKAIKVLGGKVVNHFSFSLPIEESERNIYVIAKTKETPNKYPRKPGTPNKLPIE is encoded by the coding sequence ATGAATCCAGAACAATTCAGTAACGCTCTTGCTGAAAAAGGAATAGAATTAAATGAAGTACAATTGAAACAATTCCACGATTACTTTGAAATGCTAGTAGAATGGAACGAGAAAATGAATTTAACAGCCATTACAGAGGAAAAAGAAGTCTACCTAAAGCATTTCTATGACTCTATTTCCGCGGCATTTTACGTTGATTTCAATGACTTTCATTCGATTTGTGATGTTGGGGCTGGCGCTGGTTTTCCAAGCATTCCCATCAAAATCTGCTTCCCGCATTTAGAAGTTAGCATAGTAGATTCGCTCAAGAAACGAATGACCTTTTTAGATGCACTAGCAGAAAAACTAGCTTTAACAAACGTCCATTTTTATCACGATCGTGCTGAAACATTCGGTCAGAACAAAGCGCATCGTGAAAAATATGACCTAGTAACAGCGCGAGCAGTAGCAAGAATGAGCGTATTATCTGAGCTTTGCCTGCCACTTGTCAAAAAAGGCGGTTCTTTCCTCGTAATGAAAGCAGCCCAAGCGGAACAAGAATTACAAACAGCCGAAAAAGCTATCAAAGTATTAGGCGGGAAAGTGGTCAATCACTTCTCTTTCTCACTACCAATAGAAGAAAGCGAACGGAACATTTACGTTATCGCTAAAACAAAAGAAACACCGAATAAATACCCAAGAAAGCCCGGAACACCGAACAAATTACCAATCGAATAA
- a CDS encoding LacI family DNA-binding transcriptional regulator: protein MKTTIKDIAKEAGVSIATISLIINGKAELFSPKTVKKVNEAIEKLNYQPNYFAKNLNSVKSNTIGLIVPDVSNPFFSKLANSIENALNEAGYLLFLCNSAYDLEREQKYINEMLYRSIEGIIFASAENLNETTIQQLGKSNVPYILMDRPSRVVNNGVFVDDYAGGVIATEHLISKGHTKIACLSGAEKFVNISERGRGYLETMKKHQLTPIYSENGTLTVESGYKEGLKLCEKDISAIFVCNDLMAIGVYEAINELAKVIPTDISVLGFDDITTAQYLTPKLTTIHQPIGELGKVAVENLVWRIQNNNDAVENYVAPVTLVERSSVRAELK, encoded by the coding sequence ATGAAGACAACCATAAAGGACATCGCGAAAGAAGCAGGGGTTTCCATCGCTACAATTTCGCTTATTATCAATGGGAAAGCAGAACTATTCAGCCCTAAAACTGTCAAAAAAGTAAACGAAGCAATTGAAAAACTAAATTATCAGCCTAATTACTTTGCTAAAAATCTAAATAGTGTTAAAAGTAATACCATTGGTTTAATAGTACCAGATGTCTCCAACCCGTTTTTCTCGAAATTAGCGAATAGTATTGAAAATGCCCTTAACGAAGCAGGTTATTTACTATTTTTATGTAATAGTGCGTATGATTTAGAGCGTGAACAGAAATACATTAATGAAATGCTTTATCGTTCCATTGAAGGGATTATTTTTGCTAGTGCGGAAAATTTAAACGAAACGACTATCCAGCAACTAGGGAAATCAAATGTTCCGTATATTTTGATGGATCGCCCAAGCAGAGTTGTGAATAATGGTGTTTTTGTGGATGATTATGCAGGTGGTGTTATTGCAACAGAACATTTAATTTCAAAGGGGCATACTAAAATTGCTTGTTTAAGTGGAGCTGAGAAGTTTGTGAATATCTCAGAACGTGGCCGAGGTTACTTAGAAACAATGAAAAAACACCAACTAACGCCTATTTATTCGGAAAATGGAACCTTAACTGTCGAAAGCGGTTATAAAGAAGGCTTGAAATTATGTGAAAAAGATATTTCAGCAATCTTTGTATGTAATGACTTAATGGCAATAGGCGTGTATGAAGCTATTAACGAGCTTGCCAAAGTAATACCAACTGATATTTCAGTGCTTGGTTTTGATGATATTACGACAGCTCAATATTTGACGCCTAAGTTAACAACGATTCATCAACCGATTGGAGAGCTTGGTAAAGTAGCAGTTGAGAATTTAGTTTGGCGAATTCAAAATAATAATGATGCAGTTGAAAACTATGTAGCGCCAGTCACTTTGGTTGAACGATCAAGTGTGAGAGCTGAGCTAAAATAA
- a CDS encoding ribokinase: protein MSRIVVLGSCSIDYVVETDRQPQTGETIEGIEFKKYFGGKGANQAVAAKRFGGDVAFVGAVGKDDAGTQILTNFKKEGIQTNFVQQVDGATGAAVITIMNGDNSIIYVPGANHQFDIADFSKVFEGAKIVLLQLELPTEIIIQALTYCEENGITTILDPAPSDLFSAEMFEKANYITPNEMEFTEIAKKLHTTEKELLMENPQKIIISKGAQGVSYVDNGKQINIPAEKVEAVDSTGAGDTFTGVFAAMLAEESFEQAVKWAVKASAISVKSKGAQKGMPTRMVLK from the coding sequence ATGAGTAGAATAGTTGTTCTTGGGAGCTGCTCCATTGACTATGTCGTGGAGACTGATCGCCAGCCACAAACGGGCGAAACAATCGAAGGCATAGAATTCAAAAAATATTTTGGTGGTAAGGGCGCAAACCAAGCAGTTGCAGCTAAACGTTTTGGTGGAGATGTTGCTTTTGTAGGAGCTGTGGGGAAAGACGATGCAGGTACGCAGATTTTAACTAATTTTAAAAAAGAAGGTATTCAAACCAACTTTGTACAACAGGTAGATGGAGCGACTGGGGCAGCTGTCATAACTATTATGAATGGCGATAATTCGATTATTTACGTTCCAGGCGCCAACCATCAGTTTGATATAGCTGACTTTTCTAAAGTTTTTGAAGGAGCTAAGATTGTCTTACTTCAATTGGAATTGCCAACAGAAATCATCATACAGGCACTAACTTATTGTGAAGAGAACGGAATTACTACGATTTTAGACCCTGCGCCATCCGATTTGTTTTCTGCGGAAATGTTTGAAAAAGCAAATTATATCACACCAAATGAAATGGAATTCACGGAGATTGCTAAAAAACTGCATACTACGGAAAAAGAACTGCTGATGGAAAATCCTCAGAAAATCATTATTTCAAAAGGTGCACAAGGTGTAAGCTATGTCGATAATGGGAAGCAAATAAATATTCCAGCTGAAAAAGTGGAGGCAGTGGACTCGACGGGAGCTGGAGATACATTCACAGGTGTTTTTGCGGCAATGTTAGCAGAAGAAAGTTTTGAACAAGCCGTAAAGTGGGCAGTAAAAGCAAGTGCAATTTCTGTCAAATCAAAAGGCGCTCAGAAAGGAATGCCAACTAGAATGGTGCTAAAATGA
- a CDS encoding energy-coupling factor transporter transmembrane component T: protein MKQFILSIYPTTKLWVVAFVILSSMFIPGYLYQYAIFPVCILIAMIAGKGGEFFSLFMKAIFTIIIFIFVIQGLFYPGTTELFSWWVFTVNLEGIMYSLILTSKIVAISSIIILFFRITKTKDFIYSLEKMGMPKKVTYVIMSTLQITPQMKELSNTIMDAQRSRGIETEGSLLIRAKSFLPILGPLVLSSVESSEERVLTLESRAFSAKVKKTNIYSIKKAKKDYWISTIFIILIVLLIVRSFVL, encoded by the coding sequence ATGAAGCAATTTATTCTTAGTATCTATCCGACGACCAAGCTGTGGGTTGTTGCTTTTGTAATATTATCCAGCATGTTTATTCCAGGTTATTTATACCAATACGCCATTTTTCCGGTATGCATACTAATTGCAATGATTGCAGGTAAGGGAGGCGAATTTTTCAGTCTGTTTATGAAAGCTATTTTTACTATTATTATTTTTATTTTCGTTATTCAAGGGCTGTTTTATCCAGGAACAACAGAGCTTTTTAGTTGGTGGGTTTTTACAGTCAATCTAGAAGGAATCATGTATAGTCTTATTTTAACCTCTAAAATTGTCGCTATTAGCTCGATTATTATTTTATTTTTCCGTATTACAAAAACAAAAGATTTCATTTACTCTTTAGAAAAAATGGGGATGCCGAAAAAAGTAACCTATGTCATCATGTCAACATTACAAATTACACCACAGATGAAAGAACTTTCTAACACTATTATGGATGCGCAAAGGTCACGGGGAATTGAGACGGAAGGAAGCCTGCTAATACGTGCAAAATCATTCTTACCAATCTTAGGGCCATTAGTGCTTTCATCGGTAGAATCATCAGAAGAGCGGGTATTAACACTTGAATCAAGAGCATTTTCTGCAAAAGTAAAGAAAACAAATATCTATTCGATTAAAAAAGCGAAAAAAGATTACTGGATTTCGACAATCTTTATTATTTTGATTGTACTCTTAATTGTAAGGAGTTTTGTACTATGA
- the add gene encoding adenosine deaminase — MTFQTIKSLPKVELHTHLDGSISLTTLKKLAKIAGKTLPPDEEVIGNLRVVANCQSLASYLKCFETVMPFLQSEKALRIAAYDLISQAADENIVYIEVRFSPVLFKLEGLSDAQIIQSVTAGLKQGYLDYGVRSNMILCAMRGHDLETNKQVIDAAVLYRKLGVVGVDLAGDEASYPPKIFLEWFRYAKEKGVNLTIHAGECGSAENIRDSIALGARRIGHGTSMRGHRDLITTCIKHNIHIEMCPTSNLQTKAISTMKEYPFQEFYNAGLSLSVNTDNRSVSGTTLTSEWQALQVTTAVIRKVTLEAMKASFATEEEKQLIAKEITLFK; from the coding sequence ATGACCTTTCAAACAATCAAAAGTCTTCCGAAAGTAGAGTTGCATACCCACTTAGATGGCTCTATTTCGCTAACTACTTTAAAAAAATTGGCGAAAATAGCTGGTAAGACGTTACCGCCTGATGAAGAAGTTATTGGAAACTTACGTGTTGTAGCTAACTGTCAGAGTTTAGCTAGTTATTTAAAGTGTTTTGAGACAGTAATGCCATTTTTGCAAAGTGAAAAAGCGCTAAGAATTGCTGCTTATGACTTGATTTCGCAAGCTGCGGACGAAAATATAGTTTATATAGAAGTACGATTTTCACCAGTATTATTTAAATTAGAAGGCTTAAGTGATGCTCAAATAATTCAGAGTGTTACAGCGGGATTAAAGCAGGGGTATTTAGATTATGGTGTTCGTAGTAATATGATTTTGTGCGCCATGCGGGGACATGATCTAGAAACTAATAAACAAGTCATTGATGCAGCGGTTTTATATCGGAAACTAGGTGTTGTTGGAGTCGATTTGGCCGGAGATGAAGCGAGCTATCCTCCAAAAATCTTTCTTGAATGGTTCCGTTATGCAAAAGAAAAGGGCGTTAATTTGACGATTCATGCTGGTGAATGTGGTTCAGCGGAAAATATACGAGATTCGATTGCGCTTGGGGCAAGGCGCATTGGTCATGGGACTAGCATGCGTGGGCATCGAGATTTGATTACTACATGTATTAAGCATAATATTCATATCGAAATGTGTCCTACTAGTAACTTACAAACAAAGGCTATTTCTACAATGAAGGAATACCCGTTTCAAGAGTTTTATAATGCTGGGTTATCTCTTTCTGTCAATACAGATAACCGCAGCGTATCAGGGACGACGCTAACCTCTGAATGGCAAGCGCTGCAAGTTACAACAGCGGTTATTCGTAAGGTAACTTTAGAAGCGATGAAGGCCTCTTTTGCTACGGAAGAAGAAAAGCAACTTATAGCGAAAGAAATCACTTTATTTAAATGA
- a CDS encoding helix-turn-helix domain-containing protein: protein MIHSTRGGITKRMAKIIFVKDEQNEFQAYDFLQNLIVEEPLMATLVFQGLLQLETAETRKLSTGKQILPDVHLIIGKSQAYSLQTTRIETTVDQPIQEMKAHFKDKNCRLIYFTAFSGDETYYCFVKGYFKDKNPFTDQMGSYREEAKRVFLRRIDAETSIGNSEYQFETLKNQALENEGIAHYLESFSASLGKYIFAKRMEKKWSQMDLALKSDLSPVIIGRLEAGDPDLTLRMYQKVCTVLGVKTTFSVD, encoded by the coding sequence GTGATTCACTCAACTAGGGGTGGAATCACGAAACGAATGGCAAAAATCATTTTTGTGAAAGACGAACAAAATGAGTTCCAAGCGTATGATTTTTTACAAAACTTAATTGTGGAAGAACCACTAATGGCCACTTTAGTATTCCAAGGCCTGTTACAACTCGAAACAGCAGAAACAAGAAAACTTAGTACAGGGAAGCAAATTCTCCCTGATGTTCATCTAATTATTGGTAAAAGTCAAGCCTATTCACTACAAACAACTCGTATCGAAACAACAGTAGATCAACCAATCCAAGAGATGAAGGCACATTTTAAAGATAAAAATTGTCGTTTAATCTACTTCACTGCATTTAGTGGAGATGAAACGTATTATTGCTTCGTTAAAGGCTATTTTAAAGATAAAAACCCGTTCACTGATCAAATGGGTTCATACCGTGAGGAGGCAAAACGTGTTTTCTTACGCCGAATTGATGCAGAAACAAGTATTGGTAATTCAGAATATCAATTTGAAACTCTTAAAAATCAAGCTTTAGAAAATGAAGGAATCGCTCATTACTTAGAAAGTTTTTCGGCAAGCTTAGGTAAATATATATTTGCAAAACGAATGGAAAAGAAATGGTCACAAATGGATTTAGCTTTAAAATCCGATTTGTCACCAGTAATTATTGGACGTTTAGAAGCAGGTGATCCAGATTTGACACTTCGGATGTATCAGAAAGTCTGCACAGTTCTAGGCGTTAAGACCACATTCTCTGTAGATTGA
- a CDS encoding energy-coupling factor ABC transporter ATP-binding protein, with protein MSYLQLDQVSFSYPGGFSAVENVSMSFEKGEAVAIVGQNGAGKTTTVKLMNGLLRPTSGKIIVDDWDTKDYTTAKISRKVGYVFQNPDDQIFHSDVLSEIEFGPKNLKLTEKQVQENVNKAVELTGLKPYLSEHPYNLPFSIRKFITIAAVIAMNPDVIILDEPTAGQDFPSMLRLGRIISELQKENKVIITITHDMEFVVSNFERVIVMANKQKLLDSSRRDVFWNFEILEKANLKQPYISRVAKQLGLGNQILDVSEMIEAIKANKA; from the coding sequence TTGAGTTATTTACAATTAGATCAAGTCTCATTTTCATACCCAGGTGGTTTTAGTGCAGTTGAAAATGTTAGTATGTCATTTGAAAAAGGAGAGGCCGTTGCAATTGTTGGTCAAAACGGAGCCGGAAAAACAACGACAGTAAAACTAATGAATGGCTTACTCCGACCTACTTCTGGAAAAATTATAGTGGATGACTGGGACACAAAAGATTACACAACGGCGAAGATTTCAAGAAAGGTCGGCTATGTTTTCCAAAATCCAGATGATCAAATTTTTCACAGTGACGTCTTAAGTGAAATTGAGTTTGGACCAAAGAACCTTAAATTAACGGAAAAACAAGTACAAGAAAATGTTAATAAGGCAGTGGAATTGACTGGTCTTAAGCCATATTTATCAGAGCATCCTTATAATTTACCATTTTCGATTCGGAAATTTATAACAATTGCTGCAGTTATTGCGATGAATCCAGATGTCATTATTCTAGATGAGCCGACAGCAGGGCAAGATTTCCCATCAATGCTAAGATTAGGACGAATTATTTCTGAATTACAAAAGGAAAATAAAGTTATTATCACGATTACCCATGATATGGAGTTTGTCGTAAGCAACTTTGAACGAGTAATTGTTATGGCAAATAAACAGAAATTGCTTGATTCCTCTAGACGTGATGTGTTCTGGAACTTTGAGATTTTAGAAAAAGCTAATTTGAAACAACCATACATCAGTCGAGTTGCTAAACAGTTAGGGTTAGGAAATCAAATTCTGGATGTAAGTGAAATGATTGAGGCAATTAAAGCAAATAAAGCATAA
- the noc gene encoding nucleoid occlusion protein, protein MPFSRLFGKKEKNNQLDDNIVEEGVQRVQELPMDKIFPNQFQPRTVFDQDKIEELARTIRIHGVIQPIVVREMEPDYYEIIAGERRFRAVLSLEMEKIPAIIQNLDDEEVAAIALIENLQREELTPIEEAKAYRSLLDMQDVTQEALAQRVGKSQSAIANKMRLLKLPETIQNAVLNKQISERHARSLLALETEEQQVSLLQEIKENHWNVKQTEARIQELLGVKKSTTTKKTKPKRQAISRDVRIAMNTIKQSVTMVKDNGMELDFKEEETDDFYQITIQIPKKK, encoded by the coding sequence ATGCCTTTTTCACGTTTATTTGGAAAAAAAGAAAAGAATAATCAACTGGATGATAACATAGTAGAAGAAGGAGTACAGCGTGTACAAGAACTTCCTATGGATAAAATTTTCCCAAACCAATTTCAACCACGGACCGTATTTGATCAAGATAAGATTGAGGAGCTTGCTCGAACGATTCGAATTCATGGTGTCATTCAACCAATTGTGGTTAGAGAGATGGAACCGGATTATTATGAAATCATTGCCGGAGAGCGTCGTTTTCGAGCTGTTCTTTCTTTGGAAATGGAAAAAATCCCAGCAATTATTCAAAATTTGGATGATGAAGAAGTAGCTGCGATTGCTTTAATTGAAAACCTACAGCGCGAAGAACTGACGCCTATTGAAGAAGCAAAAGCATACCGAAGCTTGCTAGATATGCAAGACGTCACTCAAGAAGCACTTGCTCAACGTGTCGGGAAGAGCCAGTCCGCTATTGCTAACAAAATGCGTCTTTTAAAACTACCAGAAACAATCCAAAATGCCGTACTTAACAAACAAATTTCAGAACGTCATGCTCGTTCATTACTAGCTTTAGAAACGGAAGAACAGCAAGTGAGTCTTTTACAAGAAATAAAAGAAAATCACTGGAACGTTAAGCAAACCGAAGCACGAATTCAAGAGCTTCTAGGCGTGAAAAAGTCAACCACCACTAAAAAAACAAAACCAAAACGGCAAGCAATCAGTCGTGATGTACGTATTGCTATGAATACAATCAAGCAATCTGTTACGATGGTTAAAGATAACGGAATGGAACTAGATTTTAAGGAAGAAGAAACAGATGATTTTTATCAAATTACCATTCAAATTCCTAAAAAGAAATAA
- a CDS encoding nucleoside hydrolase: MSTNRVIIDTDVGSDIDDAMALALAMKSDDIYIEGVTTVYGNTVLRAKLAKKLLTLGNAEEVKVYAGIKEPLLHNREVWMAGHEGDGVLEDYEMLEVEAEHGVDFIIRTIMDNPHEITLITIGPLTNVAAAIIREPKIAENVKEIILMGGVTRLGDNGLKIRQIEHNIKSDPEAASLVFRSKAKITMVGLDVTMKVKFTKPERDQLKASGLPLNDALVKMLDRWFDFIEEDFTLMHDPLTVSLLLDRSLVKTEKVTIEVEYDHRHPTGQTVATYDENGNVDLCLDVDSERFNELLLDILLKEK; the protein is encoded by the coding sequence ATGAGTACAAATAGAGTAATTATTGATACGGATGTAGGTAGTGATATCGATGATGCAATGGCCCTTGCTCTTGCGATGAAATCAGATGATATCTACATCGAGGGAGTAACAACTGTTTATGGCAACACTGTTTTGAGAGCTAAACTAGCGAAAAAACTTTTAACACTTGGGAATGCTGAGGAAGTAAAAGTTTATGCTGGAATTAAAGAGCCACTTTTACATAATCGAGAAGTCTGGATGGCTGGTCATGAAGGCGACGGTGTTTTAGAAGATTATGAAATGCTTGAAGTAGAAGCAGAACACGGAGTCGATTTTATTATTAGAACAATTATGGATAATCCGCACGAAATAACGCTTATTACAATTGGACCGTTAACTAATGTTGCAGCGGCTATTATTCGCGAACCAAAAATAGCTGAAAACGTGAAAGAAATCATATTAATGGGTGGAGTAACGAGACTTGGCGACAATGGTCTGAAGATACGCCAAATCGAACATAATATCAAATCAGATCCAGAAGCAGCATCACTAGTCTTCCGGAGTAAAGCAAAAATTACGATGGTTGGTCTCGATGTGACTATGAAAGTGAAATTCACCAAACCAGAACGCGACCAGTTGAAAGCATCGGGTTTACCATTAAATGATGCGCTTGTTAAAATGCTAGATCGATGGTTTGACTTTATTGAGGAAGATTTTACATTGATGCATGATCCGCTTACGGTTTCACTTCTCCTTGATAGAAGCCTAGTTAAGACAGAGAAAGTAACTATCGAAGTGGAGTATGATCATAGACATCCAACTGGACAAACCGTTGCTACATATGATGAAAATGGTAATGTTGATTTATGTCTAGATGTGGATAGTGAACGTTTTAATGAATTATTGTTAGATATTCTACTTAAAGAAAAATAA
- a CDS encoding energy-coupling factor ABC transporter ATP-binding protein, with product MNVITLENVSYKYPIGHKEVLQNINLSIEKGKFYALIGSNDAGKTTLCNLLRGFIPHFYHGELAGEVLVFGKRLEEWSLSDLSQKIGYVFQNPFTQISGSKETVFEEIAFGLENLGMPENIIREKVNAIIDLLEIDFLRDKNPNFLSGGQKQRISLASIIVMEPEILIIDEPTSQLDPQGTEDVFKIIKMMKDLGSTIILVEHKIELVAEYADEIILLQDGEIKMMGPKQAILSKEQVIEYGGVIPQFAILGLELKKAGIPLKEIPLTEDAAVKQLQALLGEVQSF from the coding sequence ATGAATGTAATAACATTAGAAAATGTTTCTTACAAATACCCAATTGGCCATAAAGAAGTGTTGCAAAATATTAATTTGTCGATTGAAAAAGGTAAGTTTTATGCGTTAATCGGTAGTAACGATGCAGGAAAAACAACATTATGTAATTTACTTCGAGGATTTATTCCGCATTTCTATCATGGAGAATTAGCGGGTGAGGTGCTTGTTTTCGGAAAGCGATTAGAAGAATGGTCTTTAAGCGATTTGTCGCAAAAAATTGGCTATGTTTTTCAAAATCCGTTTACTCAAATTAGTGGTTCTAAGGAAACGGTCTTTGAAGAAATTGCATTTGGGCTAGAAAATCTAGGAATGCCAGAAAATATTATTCGAGAAAAAGTAAATGCGATTATTGATTTATTGGAAATTGATTTTTTGCGCGATAAGAACCCAAACTTCCTTTCAGGAGGGCAAAAACAAAGAATTTCTTTAGCTTCTATTATTGTTATGGAACCAGAAATACTGATTATTGATGAACCAACTTCCCAATTAGATCCCCAAGGAACAGAAGATGTGTTTAAAATTATTAAGATGATGAAAGATTTGGGATCCACCATTATTCTAGTAGAGCATAAAATTGAGCTAGTTGCTGAATACGCGGATGAAATTATTCTTCTTCAAGATGGAGAAATCAAAATGATGGGACCAAAACAAGCTATTTTATCAAAAGAGCAAGTAATCGAATATGGTGGGGTCATCCCACAATTCGCGATTTTAGGGCTGGAACTGAAGAAAGCAGGCATCCCGCTAAAGGAAATCCCGCTAACTGAAGATGCAGCTGTGAAACAACTTCAAGCACTTTTAGGGGAGGTTCAGTCATTTTGA
- a CDS encoding N-acetylmannosamine-6-phosphate 2-epimerase: MNNSVLEKIKGELIVSCQALPDEPLHSSFIMSKMALAAVQGGAIGIRANTPEDISAIQNEVNVPIIGIFKQVYDDCNVFITPTLKEVRKICETGAEIVAMDATTRPRPNNENLEEILQIIRKEFPSTLLMADTGSMEDVHYADSLGFDLIGTTLYGYTDETANQNISDYDFSHLKEVLKSTNRPVIAEGKIDTPEKAREVLNLGCHAVVVGGAITRPQEITARFTKEINNK, from the coding sequence GTGAATAATTCTGTACTTGAAAAAATAAAAGGTGAGCTAATAGTTTCCTGCCAAGCTCTGCCAGATGAACCACTCCATAGCTCATTTATCATGTCGAAAATGGCCCTCGCAGCAGTCCAAGGAGGCGCGATAGGTATTCGAGCAAACACACCCGAAGACATTAGCGCCATTCAAAATGAAGTAAACGTGCCCATCATCGGCATTTTCAAACAGGTATACGATGACTGCAACGTATTTATTACCCCAACATTAAAAGAAGTAAGGAAAATCTGTGAAACTGGCGCTGAAATAGTAGCAATGGACGCAACTACAAGACCGCGCCCTAATAACGAAAACCTCGAAGAAATACTACAAATAATCCGCAAAGAGTTTCCAAGTACCCTCCTAATGGCAGACACTGGAAGCATGGAAGATGTTCATTACGCTGATTCCCTGGGCTTTGATTTGATAGGTACAACACTTTACGGCTACACAGACGAAACCGCAAATCAAAATATTAGCGATTACGACTTCTCCCATTTAAAAGAAGTATTAAAAAGTACGAACCGCCCAGTCATTGCAGAAGGGAAAATTGATACTCCTGAGAAAGCGAGAGAAGTGCTAAATCTAGGTTGTCACGCCGTTGTTGTTGGCGGAGCAATAACAAGACCGCAAGAGATAACTGCACGTTTTACAAAAGAAATTAACAATAAATGA
- a CDS encoding purine-nucleoside phosphorylase translates to MKEIVAFLKGQGIKKLDFGLVLGSGLGELAEEIEDALYFDYHTIPGFPISTVEGHKGRLVYGKLMGKWVLGMQGRFHYYEGYSMEEVTMPIRVMKKLGAHSVILTNAAGGVNEQFKQGELMVISDQINFTGTNPLIGPNNDEGHRFPDMSVAYDKEYQSHLKSIANRLQMKLQEGIYMGFSGPSYETPAEIRMARLMGAEAVGMSTVSETIVANHCGLRVVGISCITNLAAGMQATLNHAEVVETTEKVKADFKILIKSFIQEEPQM, encoded by the coding sequence ATGAAAGAGATAGTTGCATTTTTAAAAGGGCAGGGTATTAAAAAGTTGGATTTTGGATTAGTTTTAGGATCAGGGCTTGGAGAACTTGCAGAGGAAATAGAAGATGCGCTTTACTTTGATTACCATACTATTCCTGGTTTTCCAATCTCTACTGTTGAGGGACATAAAGGAAGGCTTGTATACGGAAAACTAATGGGAAAATGGGTTCTTGGTATGCAAGGAAGATTTCATTACTATGAAGGTTATTCGATGGAAGAAGTAACAATGCCAATTCGCGTCATGAAAAAGCTAGGCGCGCACTCCGTTATACTGACAAATGCAGCTGGTGGAGTTAACGAGCAGTTTAAACAAGGAGAATTAATGGTGATATCTGACCAAATTAACTTTACAGGTACAAATCCTTTAATTGGTCCAAACAATGATGAGGGGCACCGATTTCCAGACATGAGTGTTGCTTATGATAAGGAGTACCAAAGCCATTTGAAATCAATTGCTAACAGGCTGCAAATGAAGCTTCAAGAAGGTATTTATATGGGGTTTTCAGGGCCATCTTATGAAACGCCAGCAGAAATACGTATGGCTCGACTAATGGGAGCAGAGGCTGTTGGGATGTCTACTGTTAGTGAAACAATTGTTGCAAATCATTGTGGACTAAGAGTAGTAGGTATTTCTTGTATTACTAATTTGGCAGCAGGAATGCAAGCAACATTAAATCACGCAGAAGTGGTAGAAACGACCGAAAAAGTAAAAGCGGATTTCAAAATATTAATTAAGTCATTTATTCAAGAAGAGCCGCAGATGTAA